One stretch of Clavibacter californiensis DNA includes these proteins:
- a CDS encoding GntP family permease: MTIEDWTQTLTAGPLLLIAAGAIAVLLLLIITFRVHAFVALILVSLLTAFATGIPTSQIVTVLVGSFGSTLGTVALLVGLGAMLGRLVETSGGAKTLADTLIRIFGEKRAPFALGVASLIFGFPIFFDAGLVVMLPIVFSVARRLGGGVLRYGLPAAGAFSVMHIFVPPHPGPVAASEFFGANVGIVIIVGLVAAIPTWYVTAYLYGLWVGKKFVLPIPSLMGEADAHAESNPPRFGTVVAVLLLPLLLIFMNTGLNAASTDGILPEGTSDQAWYQVLRTIGETPVALLIALLFAAFVLGRRRGIDKTALEKTLESALGPVCSVILITGAGGMFGGVLRTSGIGDALADVLGDLGIPIILAGFLIAAILRIAQGSATVALTTAAGLVSPAILAGDYNAFQVAALVVAVAGGSVVASHVNDSGFWLVGRFFEMDVKTTLKTWTVMETTIGVMGFAIATAVFGVASLV, from the coding sequence CGTTCCGCGTCCACGCGTTCGTGGCGCTGATCCTCGTGAGCCTCCTCACGGCGTTCGCCACCGGGATCCCGACCTCGCAGATCGTGACCGTGCTCGTCGGCAGCTTCGGCTCCACGCTCGGCACCGTCGCTCTGCTCGTGGGACTCGGCGCGATGCTCGGGCGCCTGGTCGAGACCAGCGGCGGCGCGAAGACGTTGGCCGACACCCTGATCCGGATCTTCGGCGAGAAGCGCGCCCCGTTCGCGCTCGGGGTCGCGTCGCTGATCTTCGGCTTCCCGATCTTCTTCGACGCCGGGCTCGTCGTGATGCTGCCCATCGTGTTCTCGGTGGCCCGTCGCCTCGGTGGCGGCGTGCTCCGCTACGGCCTCCCCGCGGCCGGCGCCTTCTCGGTCATGCACATCTTCGTGCCGCCGCACCCCGGTCCCGTCGCGGCCAGCGAGTTCTTCGGCGCGAACGTCGGCATCGTGATCATCGTCGGCCTCGTCGCCGCGATCCCCACCTGGTACGTCACCGCCTACCTCTACGGGCTCTGGGTCGGCAAGAAGTTCGTGCTGCCGATCCCGTCGCTCATGGGCGAGGCCGACGCGCACGCCGAGTCGAACCCGCCGAGGTTCGGCACCGTCGTCGCCGTGCTGCTGCTCCCGCTCCTCCTCATCTTCATGAACACCGGCCTCAACGCGGCCTCGACCGACGGGATCCTGCCCGAGGGCACGAGCGACCAGGCCTGGTACCAGGTGCTCCGCACCATCGGCGAGACGCCCGTCGCGCTCCTCATCGCGCTGCTGTTCGCGGCGTTCGTGCTCGGCCGTCGCCGGGGGATCGACAAGACCGCGCTCGAGAAGACGCTCGAGTCGGCGCTCGGCCCGGTCTGCTCGGTGATCCTCATCACCGGCGCCGGCGGCATGTTCGGCGGCGTCCTCCGCACCAGCGGCATCGGCGACGCCCTCGCCGACGTGCTGGGCGACCTCGGCATCCCGATCATCCTGGCCGGGTTCCTCATCGCCGCGATCCTCCGCATCGCGCAAGGTTCCGCGACCGTCGCGCTCACCACAGCCGCGGGCCTCGTCTCCCCGGCGATCCTCGCGGGCGACTACAACGCCTTCCAAGTCGCGGCGCTCGTCGTCGCGGTGGCCGGTGGATCCGTGGTCGCTAGCCACGTGAACGACTCCGGCTTCTGGCTCGTCGGCCGCTTCTTCGAGATGGACGTGAAGACGACCCTCAAGACGTGGACCGTGATGGAGACCACCATCGGCGTGATGGGCTTCGCGATCGCGACGGCGGTGTTCGGGGTGGCGTCGCTGGTGTGA
- a CDS encoding DUF6355 family natural product biosynthesis protein, whose amino-acid sequence MRKLAASTLLACMLVGGSLVAAAPAQAATPCGFYPITTGNLGGGEDGRYEKATYNNCKSTPVKITVRYYYANRTMCVSPGATTLYANPALGALVGASWTKKYC is encoded by the coding sequence ATGAGGAAGCTCGCGGCCTCGACCCTGCTGGCCTGCATGCTGGTCGGCGGATCGCTTGTCGCCGCAGCTCCCGCCCAGGCGGCGACACCGTGCGGGTTCTACCCGATCACCACCGGCAACCTCGGTGGCGGCGAGGACGGCCGATATGAGAAGGCCACGTACAACAACTGCAAGTCCACGCCGGTCAAGATCACCGTCCGGTACTACTACGCGAATCGCACGATGTGCGTCTCGCCCGGCGCGACGACGCTCTACGCGAATCCCGCGCTCGGGGCTCTCGTGGGCGCGTCGTGGACGAAGAAGTACTGCTGA
- a CDS encoding DNA-formamidopyrimidine glycosylase family protein, whose product MPEGDSVYVLAARLRAQVGGALIADGELRSGARAGARLGGRRITGFDTHGKHLLMRLDDATTLHTHLRMQGSWTVTGAGKRVPQRIQHQVRVRLRLDDGRTLWGIDLPVVELIPTRDERAAIGHLGPDPLRDDWDPALAVTRLAARPDETIRAALLDQRPMSGLGNLWVNEVGFLRGVHPATRVRDVDLPPLVDLAARSLRHSATVPAAYQITTGDPRRGRTHWVVGRANRPCLRCGTSVIGVDDPGSTSERGRRAWWCPTCQPAGPDAPSARPRE is encoded by the coding sequence GTGCCCGAGGGTGACTCCGTCTACGTCCTCGCGGCACGCCTCCGCGCTCAGGTCGGCGGGGCGCTGATCGCCGACGGGGAGCTGCGGTCCGGCGCGCGGGCGGGCGCGCGGCTCGGCGGCAGGCGCATCACCGGGTTCGACACGCACGGCAAGCACCTGCTCATGCGGCTCGACGACGCGACCACCCTCCACACGCACCTGCGCATGCAGGGCTCGTGGACGGTCACCGGCGCGGGCAAGCGCGTGCCGCAGCGGATCCAGCACCAGGTGCGCGTGCGCCTCCGCCTCGACGACGGGCGCACGCTCTGGGGCATCGACCTGCCGGTGGTCGAGCTGATCCCCACCCGCGACGAGCGCGCGGCCATCGGCCACCTCGGCCCGGACCCGCTGCGTGACGACTGGGATCCGGCGCTCGCCGTGACCCGCCTCGCGGCCCGCCCCGACGAGACGATCCGTGCCGCCCTCCTCGACCAGCGCCCCATGTCGGGCCTCGGCAACCTCTGGGTCAACGAGGTCGGCTTCCTGCGCGGCGTGCACCCGGCGACGCGCGTCCGCGACGTGGACCTTCCCCCGCTCGTCGACCTCGCCGCCCGCTCCCTCCGCCACTCGGCGACGGTGCCGGCCGCGTACCAGATCACGACGGGCGATCCCCGCCGCGGGCGCACGCACTGGGTGGTCGGCCGCGCGAACCGGCCGTGCCTGCGCTGCGGGACGTCGGTGATCGGCGTCGACGATCCGGGCAGCACGAGTGAGCGCGGGCGGCGGGCGTGGTGGTGCCCCACGTGCCAGCCGGCAGGCCCGGATGCGCCGTCCGCGCGGCCACGAGAATAG
- a CDS encoding SDR family oxidoreductase, whose translation MKITGRTVLITGSTSGIGRGLAERFHAAGNRVVIAGRRRELLDEITAQHDGMASVVLDVADPASITAARDELAASHPDLDVVITTAGIMQAEDLRDPAHQATAEAVVTTNLLGTIRTIDAFLPGLLASDEATLMTVSSGLAFVPLPATPTYSATKAAVHSYTQSLRAQLEGTSVEVIELVPPKVQTALMPGQAEAADAMPLEDFLDEVMGILQARPEDDEILVQDVHGLRFAERDCRHDEMLALLSGR comes from the coding sequence ATGAAGATCACCGGCCGCACCGTCCTCATCACCGGCAGCACCTCGGGCATCGGCCGCGGGCTCGCCGAGCGGTTCCACGCCGCGGGCAACCGCGTCGTCATCGCGGGCCGCCGCCGGGAGCTGCTCGACGAGATCACCGCGCAGCACGACGGCATGGCCTCGGTCGTGCTCGACGTCGCCGACCCCGCATCCATCACGGCCGCGCGCGACGAGCTCGCCGCCAGCCACCCCGACCTCGATGTCGTCATCACCACGGCCGGCATCATGCAGGCCGAGGACCTCCGGGATCCCGCGCACCAGGCCACCGCCGAGGCCGTCGTCACCACGAACCTCCTCGGCACCATCCGCACGATCGACGCGTTCCTGCCCGGTCTCCTCGCGAGCGACGAGGCCACCCTGATGACCGTGTCGTCGGGCCTCGCGTTCGTCCCGCTCCCCGCGACGCCCACCTACTCCGCCACCAAGGCCGCCGTGCACTCGTACACGCAGAGCCTCCGCGCGCAGCTCGAGGGCACGTCCGTCGAGGTGATCGAGCTGGTGCCGCCCAAGGTGCAGACCGCGCTCATGCCCGGCCAGGCCGAGGCGGCCGACGCCATGCCGCTCGAGGACTTCCTCGACGAGGTGATGGGGATCCTCCAGGCGCGCCCGGAGGACGACGAGATCCTCGTGCAGGACGTGCACGGCCTCCGCTTCGCCGAGCGCGACTGCCGCCACGACGAGATGCTCGCCCTCCTCAGCGGGCGGTAG
- a CDS encoding LacI family DNA-binding transcriptional regulator, which produces MRGTVAANAEQGSPTLEMVGRLAGVSRATVSRVVNGSDRVAPGAVAAVNAAIAELQYVPNRAARSLAGRRTNALALVMPEQTARVFADPFFSALIQGAMTHLAATEYTLTLLISSPAQAEKTRRFLLGGNVDGVLVVSHHSGDATFSGLRHRLPVVFAGRPLRDDDRDAPTVDVDNVGAARLATEHLIARGRTRIASVAGRQDMPAGIDRLRGFREAMTGAGLDPTLVAYGDFSPASGADAISTLLARGEPIDGVFAASDQMAAGVYAELREHGLRVPEDVAVVGFDDDYFARSAVPALTTVRQPNQKLGQKMAEVLVRLVDGETVEPLTLMPTTLVVRQSS; this is translated from the coding sequence ATGAGGGGGACCGTGGCCGCCAACGCCGAGCAGGGCTCACCCACCCTCGAGATGGTCGGGAGGCTCGCGGGCGTGAGCCGGGCGACGGTCTCGCGGGTGGTGAACGGATCCGACCGGGTCGCGCCCGGAGCCGTCGCCGCGGTCAACGCGGCCATCGCGGAGCTCCAGTACGTGCCCAACCGCGCGGCCCGCTCGCTCGCCGGACGCCGAACGAACGCGCTCGCGCTCGTGATGCCGGAGCAGACGGCGCGGGTGTTCGCGGATCCGTTCTTCTCTGCGCTGATCCAGGGCGCGATGACGCACCTGGCGGCCACCGAGTACACGCTCACGCTCCTCATCTCCTCGCCCGCGCAGGCCGAGAAGACCCGGCGGTTCCTGCTCGGCGGCAACGTCGACGGGGTGCTGGTGGTCTCGCACCACTCGGGCGACGCCACGTTCAGCGGCCTGCGGCACCGGCTGCCGGTGGTGTTCGCCGGCCGGCCTCTGCGGGACGACGACCGCGATGCGCCCACGGTCGACGTCGACAACGTCGGCGCCGCCAGGCTCGCGACCGAGCACCTCATCGCGCGGGGGCGGACGCGCATCGCGTCGGTGGCGGGCCGCCAGGACATGCCGGCGGGGATCGACCGGCTGCGCGGATTCCGCGAGGCGATGACCGGGGCGGGGCTGGATCCCACGCTCGTCGCGTACGGCGACTTCTCGCCCGCGTCCGGCGCCGACGCGATAAGCACGCTCCTCGCGCGCGGCGAGCCCATCGACGGGGTGTTCGCCGCGAGCGACCAGATGGCCGCGGGCGTCTACGCGGAGCTGCGCGAGCACGGGTTGCGCGTGCCCGAGGACGTGGCGGTGGTGGGCTTCGACGACGACTACTTCGCGAGGTCCGCCGTGCCGGCGCTCACGACGGTGCGCCAGCCCAACCAGAAGCTGGGGCAGAAGATGGCCGAGGTGCTGGTGCGGCTGGTGGACGGGGAGACGGTGGAACCGCTGACCCTCATGCCGACGACGCTGGTGGTGCGGCAGAGCAGCTGA
- a CDS encoding Gfo/Idh/MocA family protein codes for MSTTMPPSPESTTAGDGDAQDDTRPIRFGVIGAAGIATSVVPDLLRVPGIEVVAVHSRTRASSEALAEEHGIARIHDTLDALLADPEVDAVYVATPHTLHRSQAEAALRAGKHVVCEKPATTTAEDTRALVDLARAEGLLFLEALWMAFSPGYLAVRQAIADGRVGDPRAISVAFGFVTDGKGRLWDPEVGGGTLLDMGVYPLAFAHGLFGAPSSVSAVGTVIEGGVDTEVAILLGWPDGRHATLACSLVAALPTGATVSGTAGRIEVDPLFLASRALTIVPADGDPERQEHAIEGRGYVPMFRAARDTIRAGAVECAQMPHAESIALAELMDGILADIGAR; via the coding sequence ATGTCGACGACGATGCCGCCCTCGCCCGAGTCCACCACCGCAGGCGACGGCGACGCGCAGGACGACACCCGCCCCATCCGCTTCGGCGTGATCGGCGCCGCCGGCATCGCGACGTCGGTCGTCCCCGACCTGCTGCGCGTCCCCGGCATCGAGGTCGTGGCCGTGCACTCCCGCACCCGCGCGAGCTCCGAGGCGCTGGCCGAGGAGCACGGCATCGCGCGGATCCACGACACCCTCGACGCGCTCCTCGCCGACCCCGAGGTGGACGCCGTCTACGTCGCCACCCCGCACACCCTCCACCGGTCGCAGGCCGAGGCCGCCCTCCGCGCCGGCAAGCACGTCGTCTGCGAGAAGCCCGCCACCACCACGGCCGAGGACACCCGCGCCCTCGTCGACCTCGCCCGGGCCGAGGGGCTGCTCTTCCTCGAGGCGCTCTGGATGGCGTTCTCCCCCGGCTACCTCGCCGTCCGCCAGGCGATCGCGGACGGCCGCGTCGGGGATCCGCGCGCCATCTCCGTCGCGTTCGGCTTCGTCACCGACGGGAAGGGCCGCCTCTGGGACCCGGAGGTCGGCGGCGGCACGCTGCTCGACATGGGCGTCTACCCGCTCGCCTTCGCGCACGGCCTGTTCGGCGCCCCGTCGTCCGTCTCCGCGGTCGGCACGGTGATCGAGGGCGGCGTCGACACCGAGGTCGCGATCCTGCTCGGCTGGCCCGACGGCCGCCACGCCACCCTCGCCTGCTCGCTCGTCGCGGCGCTCCCCACCGGCGCGACCGTCAGCGGCACGGCCGGCCGCATCGAGGTGGATCCGCTGTTCCTCGCCTCCCGCGCGCTCACGATCGTGCCCGCCGACGGGGATCCGGAACGGCAGGAGCACGCGATCGAGGGCCGCGGCTACGTGCCCATGTTCCGGGCGGCGAGGGACACGATCCGGGCGGGCGCCGTCGAGTGCGCCCAGATGCCGCACGCGGAGTCGATCGCCCTCGCGGAGCTGATGGACGGGATCCTCGCGGACATCGGCGCCCGCTGA
- a CDS encoding NAD(P)H-dependent oxidoreductase has product MTHVLVLVGSLRSGSTNQQIAEAAVRHAPDGVTLDIHAGLDRLPFYNEDIDVEGSVPDAAVAFRDAIAAADALLVVTPEYNGTMPAVLKNAIDWASRPFGASALAGKPTAVIGSAFGQYGGVWAQDEARKSLGIAGAHVLDDVKMAVPESVVRFAERHPADDAEVVAQLREVLDAVRTSATAA; this is encoded by the coding sequence ATGACGCACGTCCTCGTGCTCGTCGGGAGCCTGCGCTCAGGCTCCACCAACCAGCAGATCGCCGAGGCGGCGGTGCGCCACGCCCCCGACGGCGTGACCCTCGACATCCACGCCGGCCTCGACCGGCTGCCCTTCTACAACGAGGACATCGACGTCGAGGGATCCGTGCCCGACGCCGCCGTGGCCTTCCGCGACGCGATCGCCGCGGCCGACGCGCTCCTCGTGGTCACCCCCGAGTACAACGGCACGATGCCCGCGGTGCTGAAGAACGCCATCGACTGGGCGTCTCGCCCCTTCGGCGCCTCCGCCCTGGCGGGGAAGCCGACCGCCGTGATCGGCAGCGCCTTCGGCCAGTACGGCGGCGTGTGGGCGCAGGACGAGGCCCGCAAGTCGCTCGGCATCGCCGGCGCCCACGTGCTCGACGACGTCAAGATGGCCGTCCCCGAGTCGGTGGTCCGCTTCGCCGAGCGCCACCCGGCGGACGACGCCGAGGTCGTGGCGCAGCTCCGCGAGGTGCTCGACGCCGTGCGCACCTCGGCGACCGCCGCCTGA
- a CDS encoding zinc-dependent alcohol dehydrogenase, which yields MKALTWQGTHDVEVKEVADPVIEQDTDAVIRITSTAICGSDLHLYEVFGPFLEKDDVLGHENMGVVEQVGSAVTKLKVGDRVVVPFVIACHDCFMCDKGLFTQCETTQVRAQGSGAALYGFSEMYGSVPGGQAERLRMPLADVNAIVVNSELPDERYLFLSDILPTAWQGVQYANVPEGGTLGVMGLGPVGQFAARIGRHLGYRVIAVDPVAERRAMAERHGVETLDLTDDVADKLREMVDGRGPDAMVEAVGMEAHGSPVASFAEKAAGLLPDGIAKKVMDVASVDRLAALHTAFDAVRRGGTVSISGVYGGEADPLPMKSLFDKQIAIRMGQCNVQYWIQDLLPLVEDPSDPLGVMDLVTHSVPLSEAAHMYEIFQKKEDGCIKVVLKP from the coding sequence ATGAAGGCACTCACCTGGCAGGGCACCCACGACGTCGAGGTCAAGGAGGTCGCCGACCCCGTGATCGAGCAGGACACCGACGCGGTGATCCGCATCACGTCGACCGCGATCTGCGGATCCGACCTCCACCTCTACGAGGTCTTCGGCCCGTTCCTGGAGAAGGACGACGTGCTCGGGCACGAGAACATGGGCGTCGTCGAGCAGGTCGGCAGCGCCGTCACGAAGCTCAAGGTCGGCGACCGCGTCGTCGTCCCCTTCGTCATCGCGTGCCACGACTGCTTCATGTGCGACAAGGGCCTCTTCACGCAGTGCGAGACCACGCAGGTGCGGGCGCAGGGCAGCGGCGCCGCGCTGTACGGCTTCAGCGAGATGTACGGATCCGTCCCCGGCGGCCAGGCCGAGCGCCTCCGCATGCCGCTCGCCGACGTCAACGCGATCGTCGTGAACTCCGAGCTCCCCGACGAGCGCTACCTCTTCCTCAGCGACATCCTCCCCACCGCCTGGCAGGGCGTGCAGTACGCGAACGTGCCCGAGGGCGGCACGCTCGGCGTCATGGGCCTCGGCCCCGTCGGCCAGTTCGCGGCCCGCATCGGCAGGCACCTCGGCTACCGCGTCATCGCGGTGGATCCCGTCGCCGAGCGCCGTGCCATGGCCGAGCGCCACGGCGTCGAGACCCTCGACCTCACCGACGACGTCGCCGACAAGCTGCGCGAGATGGTGGACGGCCGCGGGCCGGACGCCATGGTCGAGGCCGTCGGCATGGAGGCGCACGGCAGCCCCGTCGCCTCGTTCGCCGAGAAGGCCGCGGGCCTGCTGCCCGACGGCATAGCGAAGAAGGTCATGGACGTCGCGAGCGTCGACCGCCTCGCGGCCCTGCACACGGCGTTCGATGCGGTCCGCCGCGGCGGCACCGTCTCCATCTCCGGCGTCTACGGCGGCGAGGCCGACCCGCTGCCCATGAAGTCGCTCTTCGACAAGCAGATCGCGATCCGCATGGGCCAGTGCAACGTCCAGTACTGGATCCAGGACCTGCTGCCCCTCGTCGAGGACCCGTCCGACCCGCTCGGCGTCATGGACCTCGTCACGCACTCCGTGCCGCTCAGCGAGGCCGCGCACATGTACGAGATCTTCCAGAAGAAGGAGGACGGCTGCATCAAGGTGGTGCTGAAGCCGTAG
- a CDS encoding DUF7882 family protein has translation MGTFKYDSTLTAEFDDRLLAHLQLVIGAKLRRGENFYFSWRDDVEVGDGRTTIWMHNSLPLVFKYHGSRVPPINRKWVDALMTTANSPGGLLIMREPPEDEPRDDAR, from the coding sequence ATGGGGACGTTCAAGTACGACTCGACGCTGACGGCGGAGTTCGATGACCGCCTTCTCGCTCACCTGCAGCTCGTCATCGGCGCGAAGCTGCGCCGCGGGGAGAACTTCTACTTCTCCTGGCGCGACGACGTGGAGGTGGGCGACGGACGCACCACCATCTGGATGCACAACTCCCTGCCGCTGGTGTTCAAGTACCACGGCAGTCGCGTGCCGCCCATCAACCGCAAGTGGGTGGACGCCCTCATGACCACGGCGAACAGCCCCGGCGGCCTGCTCATCATGCGTGAGCCCCCGGAGGACGAGCCGCGCGACGACGCGCGCTGA
- a CDS encoding manganese catalase family protein translates to MFFHKQELQHSATPDKPDPIYARHLQEVLGGQYGEISVAMQYGFQAWNSKLPGKYRDMLYGIGAEEFGHVEMLAIMIAKLLETAPVEATEDAMKDPTLAAVIGGGDVQHAIVAGAGARPVDSNGNPWQGSFITASGNLLADFHANANAEMQGRLQVARLYHMTDDAGVKDLLSFLLARDTMHQNQWVAAIAELQAEGTEDLPVPSDFPIELEDRDVSYQYLNFSDGPAAAEGTWASGPAPDGKGTFTYHDGPTSSVPMPAPPLGNPLLHGTIPPKDGGLLKKAASAVKDAVTPE, encoded by the coding sequence ATGTTCTTCCACAAGCAGGAGCTGCAGCACAGCGCCACCCCCGACAAGCCCGACCCCATCTACGCCCGCCACCTCCAGGAGGTGCTCGGCGGCCAGTACGGCGAGATCTCCGTGGCCATGCAGTACGGCTTCCAGGCCTGGAACTCGAAGCTCCCCGGCAAGTACCGCGACATGCTCTACGGCATCGGCGCGGAGGAGTTCGGCCACGTCGAGATGCTGGCCATCATGATCGCCAAGCTGCTCGAGACGGCGCCGGTCGAGGCGACCGAGGACGCGATGAAGGACCCCACCCTCGCGGCCGTCATCGGCGGCGGGGACGTCCAGCACGCCATCGTCGCGGGTGCCGGCGCGCGCCCCGTCGACAGCAACGGCAACCCGTGGCAGGGATCCTTCATCACCGCGAGCGGCAACCTCCTCGCCGACTTCCACGCCAACGCCAACGCGGAGATGCAGGGCCGCCTCCAGGTCGCCCGGCTGTACCACATGACCGACGACGCGGGCGTGAAGGACCTCCTCTCCTTCCTGCTCGCGCGGGACACGATGCACCAGAACCAGTGGGTCGCGGCGATCGCCGAGCTCCAGGCAGAGGGCACGGAGGACCTCCCCGTGCCGAGCGACTTCCCCATCGAGCTCGAGGACCGGGACGTCTCGTACCAGTACCTCAACTTCTCGGACGGCCCGGCGGCAGCCGAGGGGACGTGGGCCTCCGGACCCGCACCCGACGGCAAGGGCACGTTCACGTACCACGACGGTCCGACCTCCTCGGTGCCGATGCCCGCGCCGCCCCTCGGCAACCCGCTCCTCCACGGCACGATCCCGCCGAAGGACGGGGGCCTGCTGAAGAAGGCCGCGAGCGCCGTGAAGGACGCCGTCACGCCCGAGTGA